A genome region from Syntrophorhabdaceae bacterium includes the following:
- a CDS encoding TRAP transporter small permease → MSLFERTKSVNRIIFLVAGWALMFMMLLTVTDVIMREFQLPVIGTYELVGLSAVVVIGFCIPYTTSLKSHISVDFFTTKLSGKTQKVFLLLTRILAMVIFFLIAYNLLLMANDLYKSGEVSLTIKMPFYPIAIGIGLCCFMQTFTLIVDFITVARKKS, encoded by the coding sequence ATGAGTCTTTTCGAAAGAACGAAGAGCGTAAACCGAATTATTTTTCTTGTAGCTGGCTGGGCGCTGATGTTCATGATGCTGCTTACCGTCACGGACGTCATCATGCGGGAGTTCCAATTGCCCGTTATTGGAACGTACGAGCTTGTCGGCCTATCCGCCGTCGTTGTCATCGGGTTCTGTATCCCCTATACCACATCATTGAAGAGCCACATATCCGTCGATTTCTTCACCACAAAGCTCTCGGGGAAAACCCAAAAGGTTTTTTTGCTCCTCACAAGAATCCTTGCCATGGTGATATTTTTCCTCATAGCGTATAATCTGTTGCTGATGGCAAACGACCTCTACAAATCGGGAGAGGTGTCTTTGACCATCAAAATGCCCTTTTATCCCATAGCCATCGGAATAGGACTCTGCTGTTTCATGCAGACCTTTACCCTGATCGTTGACTTCATCACCGTAGCGAGGAAAAAATCATGA
- a CDS encoding OadG family protein has protein sequence MSLYGEAFRVAVTGFSVVFITLIVLAFSVKLMSFFARMAGGKKGGK, from the coding sequence ATGAGTCTGTACGGAGAGGCTTTTCGGGTGGCGGTGACCGGTTTTTCTGTTGTTTTCATTACGCTCATCGTTCTCGCGTTCAGCGTGAAGCTGATGAGTTTTTTTGCCCGCATGGCGGGCGGCAAAAAGGGAGGGAAATAG
- a CDS encoding SRPBCC domain-containing protein, whose product MIIEGGFTLKAPIDKLFDFLLKPDTILTCLPGAESVKMIDDTSYECIVKQKVGPIKATLKFVNKMTVVNKPTHIEIEGEGEDMTKLGHFKQKSVVDLTEKGNGEVEVAYKTDVNIVGKLAMFGDRIMRAKAKDTEKQFTKNLQEKLESIV is encoded by the coding sequence ATGATCATAGAGGGCGGTTTTACTCTGAAAGCACCAATCGACAAGCTTTTCGATTTCCTGCTGAAACCGGATACCATCCTTACCTGCCTTCCCGGCGCAGAGTCGGTGAAGATGATCGATGACACGTCATATGAGTGTATCGTGAAACAGAAGGTCGGCCCCATCAAGGCAACGCTGAAGTTTGTGAATAAGATGACCGTCGTTAACAAGCCGACACACATCGAGATCGAGGGCGAGGGCGAAGACATGACCAAGCTTGGCCACTTCAAGCAGAAAAGCGTTGTTGACCTGACAGAGAAGGGCAACGGTGAAGTTGAGGTCGCCTACAAGACGGACGTTAACATTGTGGGCAAGCTCGCGATGTTCGGCGACAGGATCATGAGGGCGAAGGCGAAGGACACGGAAAAGCAATTCACCAAGAACCTTCAGGAGAAACTAGAAAGCATCGTGTGA
- a CDS encoding sodium ion-translocating decarboxylase subunit beta — MGAFDLFNVVITKTGFLELYWGHIVMWLIGFFFLYLAIKHDFEPLLLVPIGFSIFLVNLPLAPLTGPGELINLFFKWGLETEIIPCLIFLGVGALTDFGPMIANPKTLLLGASAQLGVYIAFFGSIFFNFNLQEAGCIGIIGGADGPTSIYLASALAPHMLGMVAVAAYSYMAMVPLIQPPIMKLFTTEKERKIRMKQLRPVSRTERLIFPIVATIVICLLTPPAAPLIGLLMLGNLFRECKVVDRLLKTSQNELLNIVTIILGIAVGSTMTAQVFLKPQPIFIFILGLVAFAFSTVGGILLAKFMNLFLKEKINPLIGSAGVSAVPMAARVSQKMGQQADPRNHLLMHAMGPNVAGVIGTVVAAGMFLSLLK; from the coding sequence ATGGGCGCATTTGACCTCTTCAACGTTGTCATCACCAAGACCGGTTTTCTCGAACTGTACTGGGGTCACATTGTCATGTGGCTCATCGGTTTTTTCTTTCTCTATCTGGCCATCAAACATGATTTCGAGCCACTCCTGCTCGTTCCCATCGGGTTTTCCATCTTTCTGGTGAACCTGCCCCTCGCGCCGCTGACGGGCCCCGGGGAACTCATAAACCTCTTTTTCAAATGGGGCCTTGAGACGGAGATAATCCCCTGCCTCATATTTCTTGGCGTCGGGGCGCTGACCGATTTCGGCCCGATGATAGCGAACCCGAAGACGCTGCTCCTTGGTGCGAGCGCCCAGTTGGGTGTCTATATAGCGTTCTTCGGATCCATATTTTTCAATTTCAACCTCCAGGAGGCCGGATGCATCGGCATCATCGGTGGAGCGGACGGCCCGACATCCATCTACCTGGCATCGGCTCTTGCGCCTCACATGCTTGGCATGGTGGCCGTGGCGGCCTACTCCTACATGGCAATGGTGCCACTCATCCAGCCGCCCATCATGAAGCTCTTTACGACGGAAAAGGAGCGAAAGATACGCATGAAACAACTCCGCCCGGTGTCGCGCACGGAACGGCTTATCTTTCCCATCGTTGCCACCATTGTCATTTGTCTCCTGACACCTCCGGCGGCACCGCTCATCGGGCTTCTGATGCTGGGCAATCTTTTCAGGGAATGCAAGGTTGTCGACCGCCTCCTGAAGACCTCCCAGAACGAGCTTCTCAACATCGTCACAATAATACTGGGTATCGCGGTGGGATCGACAATGACCGCCCAGGTCTTCTTGAAGCCTCAACCTATCTTCATCTTCATCCTCGGGCTTGTGGCCTTTGCCTTTTCGACCGTTGGCGGTATTTTGCTGGCAAAGTTTATGAACCTCTTCCTCAAGGAAAAGATAAACCCGCTCATCGGCTCCGCGGGAGTGTCCGCTGTTCCCATGGCGGCTCGGGTATCCCAGAAAATGGGTCAGCAGGCTGACCCAAGGAACCATCTCCTCATGCACGCAATGGGGCCCAATGTGGCCGGGGTCATCGGTACAGTTGTTGCGGCAGGCATGTTCCTGTCTTTGCTGAAGTAG
- a CDS encoding TRAP transporter substrate-binding protein, whose product MKRFFGVKLLLLVFFVATCLFAVPHMASAQKAVSLNFSNFFPATHKNSILAQAWCKEVEKRAAGKVKITYFPGAALTPAAQTYDNVVKGIADIGESCFAYTRGKFPMLETVDLPLGYKSGVQATNLINAYYAKFNPKELSDVKVLFLHAHGPGILLSKKPVSKLADIKGMKIRATGLAAKVVQALGGAPVGTTMPETYDALRTGVADAAMAPVEAAHGWKWGEVIKSITQNFGSAYTTGMFVVMNKAKWNSLPPDVKKVMEEVSKEWIVKQGKVWDEIDKEGYDFSKKRGNKVVTLSKEEDAKWAKAVRPLLDEHAKLLKSKGLPGDEAVKFAVDFLKKN is encoded by the coding sequence ATGAAACGGTTTTTCGGGGTAAAGTTGTTGCTTTTGGTGTTCTTTGTCGCCACCTGTCTTTTCGCCGTGCCCCACATGGCATCCGCACAGAAGGCGGTTTCGTTGAATTTCTCAAACTTCTTCCCTGCCACGCACAAGAACAGCATTCTTGCACAGGCCTGGTGTAAAGAGGTCGAGAAAAGGGCCGCCGGTAAGGTCAAAATCACTTACTTCCCCGGCGCTGCGTTGACACCCGCCGCACAGACCTACGACAATGTCGTCAAGGGTATAGCCGACATCGGCGAGAGCTGCTTCGCTTATACAAGGGGCAAATTTCCCATGCTGGAGACCGTAGACCTTCCTCTCGGCTACAAGAGTGGTGTCCAGGCTACAAATTTGATCAATGCATACTATGCGAAGTTTAATCCAAAGGAACTTTCTGATGTGAAGGTGCTTTTCCTCCATGCTCACGGCCCCGGCATCCTCCTCAGCAAGAAACCCGTTAGCAAGCTGGCAGACATCAAAGGCATGAAGATCCGCGCAACCGGCCTTGCCGCCAAAGTTGTCCAGGCATTGGGCGGCGCACCCGTCGGAACAACCATGCCTGAAACCTATGACGCTCTTCGCACGGGCGTTGCCGATGCCGCCATGGCACCTGTTGAAGCCGCTCATGGCTGGAAATGGGGCGAAGTTATAAAGAGCATAACCCAGAACTTCGGTTCCGCTTACACAACCGGCATGTTCGTCGTCATGAACAAGGCCAAATGGAACTCCCTGCCGCCTGACGTTAAGAAGGTTATGGAAGAAGTGAGCAAAGAGTGGATCGTGAAACAAGGTAAGGTCTGGGACGAGATCGACAAAGAAGGTTATGACTTCTCTAAAAAGAGGGGCAATAAGGTCGTCACGCTCAGCAAAGAGGAAGATGCCAAATGGGCAAAGGCCGTTCGCCCGCTTCTCGACGAACACGCGAAGCTCTTGAAATCCAAGGGTCTTCCTGGCGACGAAGCCGTCAAGTTCGCCGTTGATTTCCTCAAGAAAAACTAG
- the hisH gene encoding imidazole glycerol phosphate synthase subunit HisH gives MIVVVDYGMGNLKSVLNAFSKLGAEVAVSGDPRSVEDASTIVLPGVGAFGRCMENLEKKGLASVIKEHIRKGKRYLGICLGMQILFESSEETPGVGGLGIIKGTVPRFTGTVKIPHMGWNSIATLKKGPMLKGIRSGDFFYFVHSYYCAPDDRSVIATTTDYDGPFSSSVEQGNLFACQFHPEKSQGVGLRLLKNFLDLANS, from the coding sequence GTGATTGTCGTTGTCGATTACGGAATGGGCAACCTGAAGAGCGTCCTCAATGCCTTTTCGAAGCTTGGCGCCGAGGTCGCCGTCTCCGGCGACCCCCGGTCCGTTGAAGACGCCTCCACCATTGTGTTGCCCGGCGTGGGAGCCTTCGGCAGATGCATGGAGAACCTCGAAAAAAAGGGTCTCGCCTCCGTCATCAAGGAACACATCCGCAAGGGCAAGAGATATCTCGGCATATGCCTCGGTATGCAGATACTTTTCGAATCAAGCGAGGAGACGCCGGGAGTCGGGGGCCTTGGCATCATCAAGGGCACCGTGCCCCGCTTCACCGGCACCGTGAAGATCCCCCACATGGGCTGGAACAGCATCGCCACCCTGAAGAAGGGCCCAATGCTCAAGGGCATACGCTCCGGCGACTTCTTCTATTTTGTTCATTCCTATTACTGCGCCCCCGACGACAGGTCTGTCATTGCCACGACCACCGACTATGACGGCCCCTTTTCGTCTTCCGTGGAACAAGGAAACCTCTTCGCGTGCCAGTTTCATCCCGAGAAGAGCCAGGGGGTAGGCCTGAGACTGCTCAAGAATTTTCTGGATCTCGCAAACAGCTAA
- a CDS encoding xanthine dehydrogenase family protein subunit M, with amino-acid sequence MINDFHYLKPASLKEALAMYAEHDDCKVICGGQSLLIVLRQGMLAPEYLLDIKHVKDLNYIKFDDKDGLRLGATTTHREIEKSDVIGKKYPVLVAMEQKLASIQTRNWGTIGGNLAHADPAGDPGPVLIALNAEIKFGNSSGDKTVPLDEFFVDYFETKMEHGDLVLEVHVPAPAPKFGCAYQKFNLLDSDMGIVAAAASVTLNADGTCKEARIVLGNAGPTPLRVTKAEDLLKGKKLDEKLFAEAGQIASEESQPVADIHASEEHRRHVLGVLTKRMLKKAFEQAQKAA; translated from the coding sequence ATGATCAACGATTTTCATTACCTGAAGCCTGCAAGCCTGAAAGAAGCGCTTGCCATGTACGCGGAACACGATGACTGTAAAGTCATCTGCGGCGGCCAGTCCCTGTTGATTGTCTTGAGGCAAGGCATGCTTGCCCCCGAATACCTTCTGGACATCAAACACGTGAAAGACTTGAACTATATCAAGTTCGACGACAAGGATGGCCTCAGATTAGGCGCAACGACCACCCATCGAGAAATCGAGAAATCAGATGTTATCGGGAAGAAATACCCCGTTCTCGTTGCGATGGAGCAGAAGCTCGCCTCCATCCAGACCCGCAATTGGGGAACCATAGGCGGAAATCTCGCCCACGCCGACCCCGCTGGCGACCCCGGCCCCGTTCTCATCGCGCTCAACGCCGAGATCAAGTTCGGCAACTCCAGCGGCGACAAGACTGTGCCCCTCGACGAGTTCTTTGTTGATTACTTCGAAACGAAGATGGAGCACGGCGACCTTGTTCTCGAGGTGCACGTCCCGGCTCCGGCGCCGAAGTTCGGCTGCGCCTATCAGAAGTTCAACCTCCTTGACAGCGACATGGGTATCGTTGCCGCCGCCGCGTCGGTGACGCTCAACGCCGACGGCACCTGCAAGGAAGCCCGCATCGTTCTCGGCAATGCCGGGCCTACTCCGCTTCGGGTGACGAAGGCCGAAGACCTCCTAAAAGGCAAGAAGCTCGACGAGAAGTTGTTTGCCGAGGCCGGCCAGATCGCCTCAGAGGAATCACAGCCCGTTGCCGACATTCACGCGTCTGAAGAGCATAGAAGGCATGTTCTGGGCGTTCTCACCAAGAGGATGCTGAAAAAGGCCTTTGAACAAGCCCAGAAGGCCGCCTAA
- a CDS encoding TRAP transporter large permease — protein sequence MSPELVGVIGIVGMFVLFFIGLEIGFAMAIVGFIGFWYLTSLPAATNLLAKDIFDVFSSYSLTVIPLFIFMGQLAANSGIGRRLFASAHRFVGHIPGGLAMATVIGSTFFGAICGSTTATAATFSSVAAPEMRRYNYHDKLIGGSIASAGGIGVMIPPSVVFIVYGIFTQQSIGTLFVSGILPGIMICLLFILAIYLWCKKDPSLGPTAVKSSWGERFRSLPGAIEIVIIFFVVMGGMMKGFFTPTEGGAIGAFATLVLTLITRSIDLKGVGKSIIEALVSSCMIMVIVAGATIFGHFLAISRIPFTVAELVSSLQIPPALVMALIVFMYLVMGCVLDALALIILTVPIFYPVVTQLGFNPIWFGVVTVVVLMMGIITPPVGMNSYVVSGVAKIPLRDVFAGIWVFLGALCVAAILLILIPDIALILPRMLGMSGV from the coding sequence ATGAGCCCTGAACTTGTTGGTGTAATCGGAATTGTAGGTATGTTCGTTCTGTTCTTCATCGGGCTCGAGATAGGCTTTGCCATGGCCATCGTCGGGTTCATCGGGTTCTGGTACCTTACATCCTTGCCAGCCGCCACGAACCTTCTCGCGAAGGACATTTTCGATGTCTTTTCGTCTTATAGTTTGACGGTCATCCCGCTGTTTATTTTTATGGGTCAGCTCGCCGCCAACTCCGGTATAGGGAGAAGGCTTTTCGCGTCTGCACATCGGTTTGTCGGTCACATCCCCGGCGGCCTCGCCATGGCCACCGTCATCGGCTCCACCTTCTTCGGCGCCATATGTGGGTCCACAACCGCCACCGCCGCGACATTCTCAAGCGTCGCGGCCCCGGAGATGCGCAGGTACAATTACCACGACAAGCTTATCGGCGGTTCCATAGCATCCGCCGGAGGCATCGGCGTCATGATCCCCCCCAGCGTCGTCTTCATTGTCTATGGCATCTTTACCCAGCAATCCATCGGCACCCTGTTCGTCAGCGGCATTCTCCCGGGCATCATGATATGCCTCCTCTTTATACTTGCCATTTATCTCTGGTGTAAGAAGGATCCCTCTCTTGGGCCAACAGCCGTAAAATCGTCCTGGGGAGAAAGATTCCGGTCTCTTCCCGGCGCCATCGAGATAGTCATTATCTTCTTTGTTGTCATGGGCGGGATGATGAAGGGGTTTTTCACTCCCACAGAGGGTGGCGCCATCGGTGCCTTCGCCACGCTGGTCCTGACATTGATAACGCGCTCCATAGACCTCAAGGGGGTAGGCAAGTCCATCATTGAGGCTCTCGTTTCCTCCTGTATGATCATGGTCATCGTCGCAGGTGCCACCATTTTTGGCCACTTCCTTGCCATTTCCCGTATTCCCTTCACCGTGGCTGAGCTTGTCAGTTCCCTTCAGATCCCACCGGCTCTCGTCATGGCCCTCATCGTCTTCATGTACCTTGTAATGGGTTGCGTCCTCGACGCCCTGGCGCTTATCATCCTCACCGTGCCGATCTTCTATCCCGTCGTGACCCAGCTCGGCTTTAACCCCATATGGTTCGGCGTTGTTACCGTCGTCGTCCTTATGATGGGCATCATTACCCCTCCCGTCGGCATGAACAGTTACGTCGTATCCGGCGTGGCGAAGATTCCCCTCAGGGACGTCTTCGCCGGCATCTGGGTCTTCCTCGGCGCCCTCTGTGTCGCGGCCATTCTACTCATTCTTATTCCCGACATTGCCCTTATTCTTCCCAGAATGCTTGGCATGAGCGGGGTGTAA
- a CDS encoding molybdopterin-dependent oxidoreductase, which produces MSHKKFSVINTPVHNIDGIAKVTGRATYTFDVTLPGMLYGKILRSPHPHAKIVNIDTSRAMELPGVHAVVTGKDTLGIKQGIWRRYEELCDEQILPLEKVRYIGEPVAAVAAVTEEIAEAALDLIDVEYEVLPAVYEPLEAIKKDAPTIHEGVERNVNVTRHIEWGDADEGFEEADYIREDWFKCSGQHHMCMETRAAVSSFTPEGKLTVWTSTQSAYYHQGLLAGVFGLREGDVRILAPYVGGGFGGKFEIDSAQFCSGVLSMKLHKPVKIVLTREEDFIASKRRTPMFYYVRTGMKKDGTFCARESRMFSNGGAYTGMGATALYLSGFFHSFPYKWKSYRYDGYRVYTNTMPSTSMRGFGAPQAMFCSEQQIDWMCADLGLDPFEVRRKNGHTEGYEVPGQAFIASCGLEQCINEIEKWVKAKGKLPANRGIGISSCGFMSGGIFNWFDSPYSFSSAVVTINVDGTVELHVGCQDIGQGSNTTMAIIAAETLGVKIEDIKVHSGDTDHCPADLGAWGSRQTLMAGNAVKMACEDAKKQLLEFAYAEMGINIVYDLDIKDRWVHIVARPERGLPYGDLVKKALRGKDGQRIMGRGYYTPHRKGMISPAYSYMMQAVDAEIDPETGKIKIHEVMTAHDCGQPINPLGLIGQLEGAASMALGYAYLEDMPFEDGKMMNPNLVDYKVIKAPEMPKTDIIEIDTYEPEGPYGAKEAGEGLTNPTAAALGNAVFNAMGIQMKELPLTPERIRTALREKKEQEAQK; this is translated from the coding sequence ATGAGTCACAAGAAATTTTCAGTCATCAATACACCGGTTCATAATATAGATGGCATTGCGAAGGTCACGGGCCGGGCAACGTACACATTTGACGTCACACTCCCCGGCATGCTTTACGGAAAGATCCTCCGCAGCCCCCATCCCCACGCGAAGATTGTCAATATCGATACGTCCAGGGCCATGGAGCTCCCCGGTGTGCATGCGGTTGTGACCGGCAAGGACACCCTCGGCATCAAGCAGGGTATCTGGAGACGCTATGAAGAGCTTTGCGACGAGCAGATCCTCCCGCTGGAGAAGGTCCGCTACATCGGTGAGCCTGTTGCGGCAGTCGCCGCGGTGACGGAAGAGATCGCGGAAGCCGCACTCGATCTGATCGACGTGGAATATGAAGTGCTCCCCGCCGTCTACGAACCCCTGGAAGCCATAAAGAAAGACGCCCCCACGATCCACGAGGGCGTAGAAAGAAATGTCAATGTCACCCGCCATATCGAATGGGGCGATGCCGATGAGGGATTTGAGGAGGCCGACTACATCAGAGAAGACTGGTTCAAGTGTTCCGGCCAGCACCACATGTGCATGGAAACCCGCGCCGCCGTGTCGAGCTTTACGCCCGAGGGAAAATTGACGGTATGGACCTCCACGCAATCGGCCTACTATCATCAGGGGCTTCTGGCAGGCGTCTTCGGCCTTCGCGAGGGCGATGTCCGCATCTTGGCGCCGTACGTCGGCGGCGGTTTCGGCGGCAAGTTCGAGATCGACTCAGCGCAGTTCTGCAGCGGTGTCCTCTCGATGAAACTCCACAAGCCCGTTAAGATCGTCCTTACCCGCGAAGAGGACTTCATCGCCTCGAAGAGACGGACCCCCATGTTCTATTATGTCCGCACTGGCATGAAAAAAGACGGCACCTTCTGCGCCCGCGAATCCCGCATGTTCTCCAACGGAGGTGCATACACCGGCATGGGCGCAACAGCCCTCTACCTGTCGGGTTTCTTCCACTCGTTCCCCTACAAATGGAAAAGCTACCGCTATGATGGTTACCGGGTTTACACGAACACCATGCCGTCGACATCGATGCGTGGTTTCGGTGCGCCCCAGGCCATGTTCTGCTCCGAGCAGCAGATCGACTGGATGTGTGCCGACCTCGGCCTCGACCCCTTTGAAGTAAGAAGAAAGAACGGCCATACGGAGGGCTACGAAGTCCCGGGCCAGGCATTCATCGCAAGCTGCGGTCTCGAACAGTGCATCAACGAGATCGAGAAGTGGGTCAAGGCAAAAGGCAAACTGCCCGCCAACAGGGGCATCGGTATATCCTCCTGCGGTTTCATGTCAGGCGGTATCTTCAACTGGTTCGACTCACCCTATTCATTCTCCTCCGCCGTTGTAACCATCAACGTTGACGGAACGGTCGAGCTTCATGTCGGTTGCCAGGACATCGGTCAGGGCTCCAACACCACGATGGCGATTATCGCGGCAGAGACCCTGGGAGTCAAGATAGAGGATATAAAGGTCCACTCCGGCGACACCGATCACTGCCCCGCAGACCTGGGTGCTTGGGGCTCGAGGCAGACCCTCATGGCAGGCAACGCGGTAAAGATGGCATGCGAAGACGCAAAGAAACAGCTCCTCGAGTTTGCCTACGCCGAGATGGGCATTAACATCGTCTATGACCTGGACATCAAGGACAGGTGGGTACACATCGTCGCGCGCCCGGAAAGGGGCCTGCCCTACGGTGATCTCGTTAAAAAGGCGCTTCGCGGAAAAGACGGCCAGCGCATCATGGGCCGCGGCTACTACACGCCGCACAGAAAAGGCATGATATCCCCCGCATACAGCTACATGATGCAGGCGGTAGACGCCGAGATCGACCCCGAGACCGGCAAGATCAAGATCCACGAAGTTATGACCGCCCACGACTGCGGCCAGCCCATCAATCCGCTGGGGCTTATCGGCCAGCTCGAAGGTGCCGCCTCCATGGCACTCGGCTACGCGTACCTGGAAGACATGCCCTTCGAAGATGGCAAGATGATGAACCCGAACCTCGTTGACTACAAGGTTATTAAGGCGCCCGAGATGCCGAAGACCGACATCATCGAGATCGACACCTATGAACCCGAAGGACCGTACGGGGCAAAAGAGGCAGGCGAAGGCCTCACGAACCCGACAGCGGCCGCGCTCGGCAACGCGGTATTCAATGCAATGGGAATCCAGATGAAAGAACTACCCCTAACTCCCGAAAGGATTCGCACGGCACTCAGGGAGAAGAAGGAACAGGAAGCCCAGAAATAG
- the hisB gene encoding imidazoleglycerol-phosphate dehydratase HisB: MARKAEVERTTKETTISISWDLDGAGEYEIATGIPFFDHMLDLFAKHGLFDLAVTAKGDTDVDNHHTVEDVGIAMGKALREALGGMEGIKRYGNALVPMDEALCMTAVDVSGRPAFVLKGRLQGRTGGFDVDVVKEFLQAFVNEAKVTLHVNLLYGSNLHHKVEAVFKSFARALRAAVERDDRIKGVLSTKGVL, from the coding sequence ATGGCGAGAAAGGCTGAAGTGGAAAGGACCACCAAAGAGACGACGATCTCCATATCCTGGGATCTCGACGGGGCGGGCGAATATGAGATCGCCACGGGAATACCCTTCTTCGACCACATGCTCGATCTATTTGCGAAGCACGGCCTCTTCGACCTCGCCGTGACGGCAAAGGGAGACACCGATGTGGACAACCACCACACGGTCGAGGACGTGGGGATTGCCATGGGCAAGGCCCTCAGGGAGGCGCTCGGCGGCATGGAAGGGATAAAACGCTACGGCAACGCCCTGGTCCCCATGGACGAGGCGCTCTGCATGACGGCCGTCGATGTCTCGGGACGCCCCGCCTTTGTCCTTAAGGGACGCCTCCAGGGAAGAACGGGAGGGTTCGACGTAGACGTGGTGAAGGAGTTCCTCCAGGCCTTCGTGAACGAGGCAAAGGTGACCCTCCATGTCAACCTTCTCTATGGAAGCAACCTCCACCACAAAGTGGAGGCAGTCTTCAAATCCTTCGCGCGGGCGCTCAGAGCCGCCGTTGAGAGGGATGATCGCATAAAAGGCGTGCTCAGCACGAAAGGCGTGCTCTAA
- a CDS encoding (2Fe-2S)-binding protein yields the protein MKKQVLTFKVNGDEYEILIHPKTLLAEAIRDHIGLTGTKRGCDTVSCGACTVLVNGMSVKSCSVLAIQCEGMEVSTVEGLEKHGKLSPIQRAFLDNGSYQCGFCTPGMLMSSTAFLDDLAGKKPTEEEIRESIEGNICRCTGYNSIVRAIDAVAQGKYKEE from the coding sequence ATGAAAAAACAGGTACTGACTTTTAAAGTTAATGGTGATGAATACGAAATCCTTATACATCCAAAAACATTGCTTGCGGAAGCGATCAGAGATCACATCGGCCTCACCGGCACCAAGAGGGGTTGCGACACCGTTTCCTGTGGTGCATGCACGGTTCTTGTGAACGGCATGTCCGTAAAGTCTTGCTCCGTCCTTGCCATCCAGTGTGAAGGCATGGAGGTTTCAACCGTTGAAGGTTTGGAAAAGCATGGCAAGTTGAGCCCGATTCAGAGGGCTTTTCTTGATAACGGTTCCTACCAGTGTGGGTTCTGCACGCCGGGGATGCTGATGTCTTCAACGGCGTTTCTGGATGATCTGGCGGGCAAGAAACCCACCGAGGAAGAGATACGGGAAAGCATCGAAGGCAATATCTGCCGGTGCACGGGATATAATAGCATTGTAAGGGCCATTGACGCCGTTGCCCAGGGCAAATATAAGGAGGAGTGA
- the hisG gene encoding ATP phosphoribosyltransferase codes for MKLKIGLPKGSLQESTFKLFKNAGYTIKLRERSYVPIMDDSEMEGLVIRAQEMARYVENGILDMGITGADWVMEQDAKVVELVRLRYGKVGFRGVKWVVAVPNNSPIKKVKDLQGKKIATELVGFTKRYLRKQGIEASVEFSWGATEVKPPLLADAIVEVTETGASLVANNLRIVETILESETVLIANRSAWKDPWKKRKMENLVILLKGALLAEEKVGLKMNIPRNKLGRVTEILPSLHTPTVSNLSDDKWVAIEVIIDEKVVRDIIPDLKRAGAQGIVEYPLNKVIV; via the coding sequence ATGAAACTGAAGATCGGCCTGCCCAAGGGCAGCCTCCAGGAATCGACATTCAAACTTTTCAAGAACGCCGGGTATACCATCAAGCTCCGGGAACGCTCCTATGTTCCCATCATGGACGACAGCGAAATGGAAGGGCTCGTCATTCGGGCGCAGGAAATGGCCCGATACGTGGAGAATGGCATCCTCGACATGGGAATAACCGGTGCCGACTGGGTCATGGAGCAGGACGCAAAGGTAGTCGAGCTTGTTCGCCTTCGCTACGGCAAGGTCGGTTTCCGGGGCGTTAAATGGGTGGTGGCTGTGCCGAACAATTCGCCCATCAAGAAAGTGAAGGACCTTCAGGGAAAAAAAATAGCCACGGAGCTCGTGGGGTTCACGAAGAGGTACCTCAGGAAACAGGGCATCGAAGCCTCGGTCGAGTTCTCCTGGGGCGCCACGGAGGTCAAGCCCCCGCTTCTCGCCGACGCCATCGTCGAGGTGACCGAGACGGGGGCCTCTCTTGTTGCCAACAACCTCAGGATAGTGGAAACCATTCTCGAATCGGAAACCGTTCTCATCGCGAACAGGAGCGCCTGGAAAGACCCCTGGAAAAAGAGGAAGATGGAGAATCTCGTCATCCTTTTGAAGGGAGCGCTTCTTGCCGAAGAGAAGGTGGGGCTCAAGATGAACATCCCCAGGAATAAGCTTGGCAGGGTCACGGAGATACTTCCTTCCCTGCACACGCCGACGGTGTCGAACCTTTCCGACGACAAATGGGTGGCCATCGAGGTTATCATCGACGAAAAGGTCGTCAGGGACATCATCCCCGATCTGAAACGGGCCGGGGCACAGGGGATCGTGGAATATCCTCTGAACAAGGTTATCGTGTAA